Proteins found in one Ovis aries strain OAR_USU_Benz2616 breed Rambouillet chromosome 19, ARS-UI_Ramb_v3.0, whole genome shotgun sequence genomic segment:
- the LOC105603612 gene encoding LOW QUALITY PROTEIN: protein FAM98B (The sequence of the model RefSeq protein was modified relative to this genomic sequence to represent the inferred CDS: deleted 1 base in 1 codon), which translates to MRGPDPGPEPTMEGDVLDTLEALGYKGPLLEEQALTKAAESGLSSPEFSELCVWLSSQIKSLCNLEESITSAGRDDLESFQLEISGFLKEMACPYSVLISGNIKDCLKKKEDCLKLLLFLSTELQALQILQNKKCKNSQLDKNSEIYQEVQAICDTLGIPKSTTSDIPLMLNQVESKVKDTLSKVQKNHVGKPLLKTDLNLEQAEKLERINDALSSEYECRRRMLMKRLDVTVQSFGWSDRAKLKTDDTARIYQPKRYALSPKTTITLAHLLAAHEDLSKIIRTSSGSSWEKTACAINKVLTGRVPDRGGRPNEIEPPPPEMPPWQKRQEGSGRGGWGGGGGRGGGGSGRGGGGGWGGGGGGGGGWGGAGGGGGRGGGFQGRGDYGGRGGYGGRGGYGGKGYRDPYGGGGGGYRRY; encoded by the exons ATGAGAGGGCCGGATCCGGGTCCTGAACCTACGATGGAGGGGGACGTGCTGGATACTCTAGAGGCGCTGGGGTATAAGGGACCACTGTTAGAAGAGCAAGCACTTACAAAGGCAGCAGAGAGTGGACTGTCTTCACCTGAATTTTCAGAGCTCTGTGTTTGGTTAAGCTCTCAAATAAAATCACTGTGCAACTTGGAAGAAAGTATCACTTCAGCCGGGAGAGATGATCTAGAAAGCTTCCAGCTTGAGATAagtggctttttaaaagaaatggcaTGTCCATATTCTGTACTCATATCTGGAAATATTAAAGACtgcttaaaaaagaaggaagattgTTTGAAACTACTGTTATTTTTAAGTACAGAGCTTCAAGCTTTACAGATACTACAGAACAAGAAGTGTAAAAATTCTCAATTAGATAAAAATAGTGAAATTTATCAGGAAGTTCAGGCTATCTGCGATACCCTTGGGATTCCCAAGTCAACAACTTCTGACATTCCGCTTATGCTAAACCAAGTGGAATCAAAGGTGAAAGATACTCTCTCAAAAGTCCAGAAAAATCATGTGGGAAAACCACTGCTGAAAACTGATTTAAATCTGGAACAGGCGGAAAAACTGGAAAGAATCAATGATGCTCTTTCAAGTGAATATGAGTGCCGCCGGCGGATGTTGATGAAACGATTAGATGTGACAGTGCAGTCCTTTGGGTGGTCTGATAGAGCAAAGTTAAAAACAGATGACACAGCAAGAATTTACCAACCTAAGCGTTATGCTTTGTCACCCAAGACAACAATAACCTTGGCACATTTACTTGCTGCCCATGAAGATCTGTCGAAGATCATCAGGACAAGTAGTGGATCCAGCTGGGAGAAGACAGCATGTGCCATTAATAAGGTGCTGACGGGAAGGGTGCCTGACAGGGGAGGACGGCCGAATGAAATTGAACCACCACCCCCTGAGATGCCGCCTTGGCAAAAGAGACAGGAAGGCAGCGGAAGgggtggttggggtgggggaggtggcagaggaggtggtgggagtgggagaggtggtggaggggggtggggaggtggtgggggagggggc ggggggtggggaggtgctgggggagggggtggtagAGGAGGAGGTTTCCAAGGCAGGGGAGATTATGGTGGAAGAGGAGGCtatggaggaagaggaggctaTGGTGGAAAAGGTTACAGAGATCCGTatggaggaggtggtggtggataTAGAAGATACTAA